A genomic region of Candidatus Aramenus sp. CH1 contains the following coding sequences:
- the ureG gene encoding urease accessory protein UreG, which produces MIKVGVLGTVGAGKTSLIEFLAREFVKRGIKVGIITNDVVSNFDAMRIYSNLVLKEKLLPKENVVGVVTGGCPHTAIREDPSLNLRFLEEMERKVNPHVVFIESGGDNVMSTFSPILADYMIFVMDTSAGDKYPGKGGLGIERSDLLVVNKVDLAPYVNADLNKMKEDARRVRKGRPTVFVSLKTLEGTQELLKVLGEELGLEGLLRG; this is translated from the coding sequence TTGATCAAGGTAGGAGTACTTGGAACGGTAGGAGCAGGGAAGACCAGCCTAATAGAATTCCTGGCAAGGGAGTTCGTAAAGAGGGGGATAAAGGTAGGGATAATAACTAACGACGTAGTGTCCAACTTCGACGCCATGAGGATATACTCCAACCTAGTGCTCAAGGAGAAGCTTTTGCCAAAGGAGAACGTGGTGGGAGTGGTCACTGGCGGTTGCCCTCACACCGCGATAAGGGAGGACCCGTCGCTGAACTTGAGGTTCCTAGAGGAGATGGAGAGGAAGGTGAACCCTCACGTGGTCTTCATTGAGAGCGGGGGAGACAACGTGATGAGCACCTTCAGCCCCATCCTCGCGGACTACATGATTTTCGTGATGGACACCTCTGCGGGGGACAAGTACCCTGGCAAGGGAGGGCTCGGCATAGAGAGGAGCGACCTCCTAGTCGTCAACAAGGTAGACCTTGCGCCATACGTCAACGCGGACCTCAACAAAATGAAGGAGGACGCTAGGAGGGTGAGGAAGGGGAGGCCCACGGTATTCGTTAGCTTAAAGACCTTGGAAGGTACTCAAGAGCTACTGAAAGTCTTGGGAGAGGAGCTGGGGCTTGAGGGGCTACTTAGAGGTTAG
- a CDS encoding urease accessory protein UreF produces MNPRAFQLFDSALPIGSFNYSSGVEEAFYQGYDVREFIEVAFKTVVLRGDAVIAKLSYEDPYTADRVAYASKLTRELKEMSVNMGRSLARLDLCEDYFLRAVKEGRTRGTYPAVVGRVCLCLGIGKEECALGVAYSELATMAFSAVRLGAMTFYEAQKLIGRLLEEAEVGEEFEPSFPLLDLLSRLHERREPKVFMS; encoded by the coding sequence TTGAACCCAAGGGCCTTCCAGCTCTTTGACAGCGCCCTGCCCATAGGCTCCTTTAACTACTCCTCGGGGGTGGAGGAGGCTTTCTACCAAGGTTACGACGTGAGGGAGTTCATAGAGGTAGCCTTCAAGACGGTGGTCCTCAGGGGCGACGCCGTGATCGCCAAGCTCTCCTACGAGGATCCCTACACTGCTGACAGGGTAGCCTACGCCTCAAAGCTAACCAGGGAGCTAAAGGAAATGAGCGTAAACATGGGCAGATCTCTAGCAAGGCTCGACCTCTGCGAAGACTACTTCCTCAGGGCAGTGAAGGAAGGGAGGACTCGCGGTACCTACCCTGCAGTTGTTGGCAGGGTGTGCCTATGCCTAGGGATAGGTAAGGAGGAGTGCGCCCTCGGAGTGGCCTACAGCGAACTGGCTACCATGGCGTTTTCGGCTGTGAGGCTGGGGGCAATGACCTTCTACGAGGCACAAAAACTGATAGGCAGACTCCTGGAAGAGGCAGAGGTGGGAGAGGAGTTTGAGCCCTCCTTCCCGCTCCTAGATTTACTCTCGAGGCTCCACGAAAGAAGGGAACCCAAGGTGTTCATGTCTTGA